A window from Vigna angularis cultivar LongXiaoDou No.4 chromosome 7, ASM1680809v1, whole genome shotgun sequence encodes these proteins:
- the LOC108336452 gene encoding LOW QUALITY PROTEIN: uncharacterized protein At1g76660 (The sequence of the model RefSeq protein was modified relative to this genomic sequence to represent the inferred CDS: inserted 2 bases in 1 codon; deleted 2 bases in 1 codon) gives MYATGPYAHETQLVSPPVFSNFTTEPSTAPLTPPPELAHLTTPSSPDVPFAHFLXSSVDLKNSDKGNYINANDLQATYSFYPGSPASSLISRISRNSGDCLSSSFPEREFRPQWDSSLSPENGQYQRTGSGRVSGHDTNGVTSASQDTNFFCPATYAQFYLDQNPPFPRNGGRLSVSKDSDVQSTGGNGHKSRHARSPKQDVEEIEAYRASFGFSADEIISTSQYVEISDVMEDSFTMMPFASGKSTMEENIEPSLMKGFKAQETQVALQSSLGSDPGPIGKEADNQATIYQGYEDHKSQRHGSNNSGFSTPENPTLVDDEDIFSKMESSRISRKYKMGLSCSDAEIDYRRGRSLREGKRM, from the exons ATGTATGCCACAGGACCATACGCTCATGAAACACAGCTGGTGTCTCCTCCAGTCTTCTCAAACTTCACTACTGAACCATCAACTGCCCCTCTCACTCCTCCACCTGAGTTGGCTCATTTAACAACTCCCTCTTCCCCAGATGTACCTTTTGCTCATTTTCT ATCTTCTGTGGATCTCAAAAACAGTGATAAGGGTAACTACATCAATGCAAATGATCttcaagctacatattcattCTACCCTGGAAGTCCTGCTAGTAGCCTTATATCTCGAATATCAAGAAACTCAGGTGACTGTTTATCATCTTCTTTTCCTGAACGGGAGTTCCGTCCACAGTGGGATTCATCATTGTCTCCTGAGAATGGACAATATCAGAGAACAGGGTCGGGGAGGGTATCTGGGCATGACACAAATGGTGTCACTAGTGCTTCCCAAGATACAAATTTCTTTTGCCCTGCCACCTATGCACAATTCTACTTGGACCAAAATCCTCCATTTCCTCGTAATGGTGGGAGATTAAGTGTTTCAAAAGATTCAGATGTTCAATCTACTGGTGGAAATGGACATAAGAGTAGGCATGCTAGAAGTCCTAAGCAGGATGTGGAAGAAATAGAAGCTTACCGAGCATCGTTTGGTTTCAGTGCAGATGAGATTATAAGTACCTCTCAA TATGTGGAAATTTCTGATGTAATGGAGGATTCATTTACTATGATGCCCTTTGCCTCTGGCAAGTCTACAATGGAAGAAAACATAGAGCCTTCATTAATGAAAGGGTTCAAAGCTCAGGAGACTCAGGTGGCATTGCAGAGTAGTCTTGGCTCAGATCCAGGTCCAATAGGCAAGGAAGCAGACAATCAGGCCACCATATATCAAGGATATGAAG ATCATAAATCACAAAGGCACGGTAGCAACAACTCTGGGTTCAGCACACCAGAGAACCCTACTCTTGTAGATGATGAGGATATATTCTCAAAAATGGAATCTTCCAGAATTAGCAGGAAATATAAGATGGGGTTATCGTGCTCCGATGCTGAGATTGACTACAGGAGAGGAAGAAGCTTACGAGAAGGAAAGCGAATGTGA